The genomic segment CCTGACATCTTGAGGCCTCGCGGCGGGATGTCACACACGGCGGTCTTCACGTTGTTAGGAATCCATTCGACGAAGTAAGAGGAATTTTTGTTCTGCACCTGAAGCATCTGCTCGTCCACCTCTTTCATGGACATGCAGCCGCGGAAGACAGCAGCCACGGTGAGGTAGCGGCCATGGCGGGGATTACACGCCGCCATCATGTTCCTCGGGTCAAACATCTGCGTGACCAGTTCGGGGACGGTGAGGGCTTTGAACTGCTGGTCACTGAGAATTAAGAACACATAAGAAACAGCCatgaagttatatatatatatatatatatatatatatatatatatatatatatatatatatatatatatatatatatatatatatatatatatatacacactgaatactctctctctctctctctctctctctctctctctctctctctctctctctctctctctctctctctctctctctctctctctctctctctctctctctctctctctctctctctctctctctctctctctctctctctctctctctctctctctctctctctctctctctctctctctctctctctctctctctctctctctctctctctctctctctctcacccgcgGGCAGTCAGAGGAGCAAAGCTGGGAATGAAGAAGCTCAGTCTAGGGAACGGTATCATGTTGACAGCCAGCTTCCGGAGGTCGGCGTTCAGTTGCCCAGGGAACCGAAGGCAGGTCGTGATACCGGACGCCGCCAAGGACACCAGGTGGTTGAGGTCGCCGTAGGTCGGGGTGGCAAGCTTGAGAGTCCTGAAGCAGATGTCGTAAAGCGCCTCGTTGTCAATGCAATATGTCTCGTCGGAGTTTTCCAGGAGCATGTGTACTGAGAGAGTGGCATTGTAAGGCTCCACCACTGTGTCTGAAACCTgtgcgaggaggaaggaaagtgtggTTTGTTAACTTCTGTCAGTCGCTTTAGGAACTTATTCAGTACCTCAAAAATACGAGTATACGAGTGAAGAAAGTATAGGAAATTTAGCTTTACCATTTTatgtaatgtttttctttttttcgcatTATTGAATAGGAAATAATGTATAAGTTCTGCAAATAATATTTTGCCAGTAGTAATCATGTTTGAATGCTAGTTAACTCAATATATCAAGAATCAAAACGAGTTGTAAGAGACTCCCTTTTGATTAACAATTCCACCCAGCAAATCTAAACCAGAACGACCGCAACATTGCGTTCAGCGGTCAAGGTTTGAAATGTGAGTAAATAAGAGTGACCAAAACAAGTATTCCATTCACATAAATACGCAAGAAGGTTACCAGCAACTCACGCCTCACCTTGGGACTTGGCATGATGGAGAAGGTATTCATGATTCTCTCCGGGTATTCCTCATAGATTCTAGACAAGAGGAGGGTACCCATGCCTGACCCAGTGCCGCCCCCTAGTGAATGCTTGAGCTGGAAACCTTGTAGGAGATCACAgtcctctgcttccttcctgACAATGTCTATCACGCTGTCCACCAACTCCCTGCCCTCAGTATAGTGCCCCTTGGCCCAGTTGTTGCCCGCCCGCTCTGGCCTGTAAAGAGAAAGTGCGAGGGAGGAGGACGCTGGGCCGTTATTACCCAGGGAACGGTCTCCGCCGCAGTGTGAACATAGGTATTTCCATCAGACGCTGTTGTGTTTCACTGATTTCCTCGAATAAATTGACAAATTCTTGCGTACAGAAATCAGTTTTGTTCATGATTTTGTGTATCTGTTCAAACTTTTACaattattactcctcctcctcctcctcctcctcctcctcctcctcctcctcctcctcctcctcctcctcctcctcctctatcattcAAACCACTCACCATAGCAAAAGTTGTAAGGTTTGAACAGTTTGCCGTAAGGAGATGAGCGCACTGAGTCCATCGTGCCAGGCTCCAGATCCACCAGCACGGCCCGGGGCACGTACTTCCCGCCTAGAAttacataatagtagtagtagtagtagtagtagtagtagtagtagtagtagtaggtagtagtagtagtagtagtagtagtagtagtagtagtagtagtagtagtagtagtagtagtagtagtagtagtggtagtagtggtagtagtagtagcagtagtggtagtagtagtagtaaggtagtggtagtagtagtgtggtagtagtaggtagtggtagtggtggtagtagtggtagtggtagtagtagtagtggtagtagtagtggtagtagtggtagtagtagtagtagtggttgtagtggtggtgtgcagtggtgtgtagtagtggtggtagtggtggtagtggtggtagtagtagtagtagtagtggtagtgttgtggtagcagtggtagtggcagtggtaatagtaatggtacaagtggtataatagtaatagtaatagtagtagtagtagtagtagtagtagtagtagtagtagtaaaagtagtaatagtaatagtataagtagtagtaatagtaatagtataagtagtagtagtagtagtagtagtagtagtagtagtagtagttagtggtaataatgacaaaaacaacactgaatgaacaataacaaataagatATCAATATTGACAAAAAATTTCACCGTCGACCAAAGAAGAATCGAGCTAAGAATCGTTCGTACAGTAGTAATTACTCTTATACtaatcgaaagagagagagagagagagagagagagagagagagagagagagagagagagacgttaccTTGAGCCTCGTTATAGTAGACATTGATCCTCTCCAGCTGAACGTCGTGGGTTCCCTCGTAGTGACCTTCTGGATTGATGCCATGCTCGTTGCTAATCACCTCCCAGAACTGTGgagtgacaaacacacacacacacacacacacacacacacacacacacacacaca from the Portunus trituberculatus isolate SZX2019 chromosome 48, ASM1759143v1, whole genome shotgun sequence genome contains:
- the LOC123498618 gene encoding tubulin beta chain-like, with the translated sequence MREIVHIQVGQCGNQVGSKFWEVISNEHGINPEGHYEGTHDVQLERINVYYNEAQGGKYVPRAVLVDLEPGTMDSVRSSPYGKLFKPYNFCYGEPERAGNNWAKGHYTEGRELVDSVIDIVRKEAEDCDLLQGFQLKHSLGGGTGSGMGTLLLSRIYEEYPERIMNTFSIMPSPKVSDTVVEPYNATLSVHMLLENSDETYCIDNEALYDICFRTLKLATPTYGDLNHLVSLAASGITTCLRFPGQLNADLRKLAVNMIPFPRLSFFIPSFAPLTARGDQQFKALTVPELVTQMFDPRNMMAACNPRHGRYLTVAAVFRGCMSMKEVDEQMLQVQNKNSSYFVEWIPNNVKTAVCDIPPRGLKMSGTFFANSTAVQELFKRISEQFTAMFRRKAFLHWYTGEGMDEMEFTEAESNMNDLVSEYQQYQEATADLDDDDYYDDAPEENYGVVEHPYEVEDEREEERSVHDADDAGGEEEYEYEDEEEQEGGGQEEEEEEEGKLTLIKS